TGATAGCTTATGCCTGCCAGTCTGGCAACAAAACCTACGTCTCTTCTTCAGCTGGGCTGACCGAGACTATCGAGTTGCAAGTTGGGACCAACAGAATCTTCTTTCACAAGCCCAGTCCTCGTCACGTGTTGGTATAATATAATTACCGTCCTGCCCACCCAATCTTCCCAAAACCAAACCGCTCAAATCTGGCGAGGCGGCGAGGCCACCGCCAAATCACAAATTTCAAaacccccaccgccaccggcaTCTCTCCAGTGTCTCCGCTGCCCCGTGCGCTCGCTCGCCGGTCGCCGCCCGCACGAAGGCGAAGCACACCAACACCAAGCCCCGATCGATGGCGCCGCCGTGGGTGATTCTGCACCGCACTCTCCACCCCGCCAAGGACGACAACATCTCCGTCGCGCTTAGGGAGCTGCCGCGAGTCAGCGTTCTCAACGTGCCCAAAAGCGTCCACCCCGACGCCCGCCACGCCGACAAGTTCCCCTACCTCATCGCCGCCGGCCGCTTAACTCTCCTCCTCTGCTTCTCCAACATGAGCACCGACAACACCGGCCTCATGATGGTGCGGCAGTTCCTCCCGTCCGACAAGTACAACAACCTGCGCCGCGCGACGACCACGTGCGTCGCCGAGCGCATCCCCCAGCGCACCGGGTCCATGCCCGTCAAGTACGACCTCGGAAGCGTCGGCCTCGCACCGACGCCCTTCGGCGGCTGCTTGATCGCCGAGCTCCAGGTCACCAGGCGCAGCGAACGCGCCAAGCTCCTCATCTTCACGGGCGGCCGCCAGTGGTTCCAGCACAAGCCGCTCTACCCCATGTCCGCCGACGAACGGGACTGGGCTCCCGCCGGCGTGGTCGCCCACAACGGGAGGCTCTGGTGGTTCGACCTCTCGTGGGGGATCCTCAGCTGCGACCCCAGCGTCGTCAACCCCGTCCTGCGCTTCCACAAGCTCCCGCCGAACCGCGGTCTCGGTCGGTTCGAGCCCTTCATCCACTGCATCCGCTGCATCAGTGTGAGCGACAACGAGGTGCGGTACGCGGAGATCGGTCGTTACCCAGAGCACGGCGAAGACAAGGTGTTCGTGTGGACCATGACGTGGATCCCTGCGTCACCGCCGAAATCCGGTCCACCGTCTAAATTTCCGCCGAACTCCGAACCACCGACCCTTGAATGGGTGAAATCATACGAGATGAGGTTCTCAGACTTGTGGAGCGACATCACCTACACGACGACTCCCCTGGTCGTGAACCAGATCCCTGAAATCTTGTTCGTGAGCCCCCGGCAACCCAATGTGGTCTACTTCTTTCTGGACAGATTCGTCTTTGGCGTCGACGTGGCCGAGCATCGGGTTCTGAAGGTCGTCAACGACGACGCCCACGCGCTGTTTCATCCGACAGCCAGGCGCTGCGTCCTGCCTTGGGACCTGCCACCCTCCATTGCCAACGGTAACCACGTAACTACACAGTACTCCAACGAACGAGAATGCTATTGTGCTAGAGATTGTTTTGTTCTGTTGTGCTGCATCTAGTGAGTTTCTGATATCATATTTCTGGCCACGATCTTTCTTTCTGCATATCAATACGTAATCATCATGTGGTGCTTGTGTTTCCACTCCTAGTTCCTACTTCCTGTATGCCCTTTGAGGTTAGGAGCTCGGCCATGAGAATTCAGATTCAGCTATGCACCATGGGAAACAGCATGATA
The nucleotide sequence above comes from Miscanthus floridulus cultivar M001 chromosome 18, ASM1932011v1, whole genome shotgun sequence. Encoded proteins:
- the LOC136523955 gene encoding uncharacterized protein codes for the protein MAPPWVILHRTLHPAKDDNISVALRELPRVSVLNVPKSVHPDARHADKFPYLIAAGRLTLLLCFSNMSTDNTGLMMVRQFLPSDKYNNLRRATTTCVAERIPQRTGSMPVKYDLGSVGLAPTPFGGCLIAELQVTRRSERAKLLIFTGGRQWFQHKPLYPMSADERDWAPAGVVAHNGRLWWFDLSWGILSCDPSVVNPVLRFHKLPPNRGLGRFEPFIHCIRCISVSDNEVRYAEIGRYPEHGEDKVFVWTMTWIPASPPKSGPPSKFPPNSEPPTLEWVKSYEMRFSDLWSDITYTTTPLVVNQIPEILFVSPRQPNVVYFFLDRFVFGVDVAEHRVLKVVNDDAHALFHPTARRCVLPWDLPPSIANGNHVTTQYSNERECYCARDCFVLLCCI